The following proteins are encoded in a genomic region of Tenacibaculum sp. 190524A05c:
- a CDS encoding pitrilysin family protein: protein MTKNILLVCLSVFILSCTSTSKDKKEVALKIDYEKITLDNGLDVIFHVDKSDPVVAVELMVHVGSAREIEGRTGFAHLFEHLLFLESENLGKGGLDKMSARIGGSGANGSTSRDRTNYLQTVPSDALEKMIWAEADKLGWFINTVTDPVLAKEKQVVKNEKRQSVDNRPYGHRQYVIGKNLYPKDHPYNWQVIGSLEDLQNATLDDVKNFFKKWYVPNNATLVLSGDIDVAKAKEWVHKYFDEIPRGGEITPVQKRPGIVNETKYLFYEDNFARLPELTLTWPTVEQYHKDSYALDILTEYLTVGKKAPLNKVLVDDLKLTSGTTMFNFTSEIAGQVQLVVRAFNNTKLDEVKTGIDKAFTDFEQNGIPQKDLDRIKAGLETDFYSSLSSVLGKGSRLASYNTYTGDPGYVTKELNETLAVTTEDVMNVFNKYIKGKNFIATSFVPRGDQALALTNSEEAKIAEEKIVMGAEESFDASIAAEYEKTPSSFDRSVEPEYGKSPEIKTPNVWQDKLDNGIKIFGIQNSEVPLVEFNFVIEGGQLLEDMNKLGVANLTAGLLEKGTKNKTVSELEDALAQLGASVFVFATKNNIRISGTTLTRNYEATLALVKEMLLEPRWDETEFDLLKKRAITNLRQQEASPRSIAANQYNTLLYGKDNIRSKNILGTIASVETITIDDIKNYYNNYISPSVTTMHVVGDIDQSSIVSSLKEINDGWKAKEVNIPSFPTPEPPKKSTVYFYDVPNAKQSQLRFGTPALAFNDKDFYPATVMNYILGGGGFASQLTQQLREGKGYTYGVRSRFSGNKEKGAFTISSGVRSNVTLEASQLVKQILENYAKNYNEKDLATTKGFLIKSNARAFETMNAKLRMLENISTYNLSPDYVKGREKIVSEMTIPRIQELANQYVDPNKMIWLVVGDAETQLKRMKDLGFGEPVLLNKLQEKVKQ, encoded by the coding sequence ATGACTAAAAATATACTATTGGTATGCCTTTCAGTTTTTATACTGAGTTGTACCTCTACTTCTAAAGACAAAAAAGAAGTAGCTTTAAAAATTGATTATGAGAAAATAACATTAGATAATGGACTTGATGTTATTTTTCATGTAGATAAATCTGATCCAGTTGTAGCTGTGGAACTTATGGTTCATGTTGGTTCTGCTAGAGAAATAGAAGGTAGAACAGGATTTGCTCACTTATTTGAACATCTATTATTCCTTGAATCTGAAAACCTTGGAAAAGGTGGATTAGATAAGATGAGTGCACGTATAGGAGGATCTGGAGCAAATGGTTCAACTTCGAGAGATAGAACTAATTATTTACAAACTGTTCCTAGTGATGCATTAGAAAAAATGATTTGGGCAGAAGCTGATAAATTAGGTTGGTTTATCAATACTGTTACTGATCCAGTTTTAGCAAAAGAAAAACAAGTTGTCAAAAACGAAAAAAGACAAAGTGTTGATAACAGACCTTATGGACACAGACAATATGTTATTGGTAAAAACTTATATCCAAAAGATCATCCATATAATTGGCAAGTAATTGGTTCTTTAGAAGATTTACAGAATGCGACTTTAGATGATGTAAAAAATTTCTTTAAAAAATGGTACGTTCCAAATAACGCTACTTTAGTTTTATCTGGAGATATTGATGTTGCTAAAGCAAAAGAATGGGTTCACAAATATTTTGATGAAATTCCTAGAGGAGGAGAAATCACTCCAGTTCAAAAACGCCCAGGAATTGTTAATGAAACTAAGTACTTATTTTATGAAGATAACTTCGCAAGATTACCTGAATTAACATTAACATGGCCTACTGTTGAACAATATCATAAAGATTCTTATGCTCTTGACATTCTAACAGAATATTTAACTGTTGGTAAAAAAGCGCCATTAAATAAAGTTTTAGTTGATGATTTAAAACTAACTTCTGGAACAACAATGTTTAACTTTACATCAGAAATTGCGGGACAGGTTCAATTAGTAGTTAGAGCTTTTAATAATACCAAACTCGATGAAGTGAAAACTGGAATTGACAAAGCTTTTACTGACTTTGAACAAAATGGAATTCCTCAAAAAGATTTAGATCGTATTAAAGCAGGATTAGAAACTGATTTTTACAGTAGCTTATCTAGTGTTCTTGGAAAAGGATCTCGTTTAGCTTCATATAATACATACACTGGAGACCCAGGTTATGTAACGAAAGAATTAAATGAAACTTTAGCAGTTACAACTGAAGATGTAATGAACGTTTTCAACAAATACATCAAAGGAAAAAACTTTATAGCTACTAGTTTTGTTCCTCGTGGTGATCAAGCTTTAGCTTTAACAAATTCAGAAGAAGCAAAAATTGCAGAAGAGAAAATCGTAATGGGTGCAGAAGAATCTTTTGATGCTTCAATTGCAGCAGAATACGAAAAAACACCTTCATCTTTTGATCGTTCTGTTGAGCCTGAATATGGAAAATCACCTGAAATCAAAACTCCAAATGTTTGGCAAGATAAATTGGATAACGGAATCAAAATCTTTGGTATCCAAAATAGTGAAGTTCCTTTAGTTGAATTCAACTTTGTAATTGAAGGAGGACAACTTTTAGAAGACATGAATAAATTAGGTGTTGCTAACTTAACCGCTGGTTTATTAGAAAAAGGGACTAAAAATAAAACGGTTAGTGAATTAGAAGATGCATTAGCGCAATTAGGTGCTTCTGTATTTGTTTTCGCTACTAAAAATAACATCAGAATTTCAGGAACTACTTTAACTAGAAATTACGAAGCAACTTTGGCTTTAGTAAAAGAAATGTTGTTAGAGCCAAGATGGGATGAAACAGAGTTTGATTTATTAAAGAAACGCGCTATTACGAACTTAAGACAACAAGAAGCTAGTCCGAGGTCAATTGCCGCAAATCAGTATAATACTTTATTATATGGTAAAGATAATATCCGATCTAAAAATATTTTAGGAACAATTGCCTCTGTAGAAACAATTACCATTGATGATATTAAAAACTACTATAATAATTATATTTCTCCTTCTGTTACTACAATGCATGTTGTTGGAGATATTGATCAAAGTAGTATTGTATCTTCTTTAAAAGAAATTAACGACGGATGGAAAGCCAAGGAAGTTAACATTCCTAGTTTCCCGACTCCAGAACCACCCAAAAAATCGACGGTATATTTTTACGACGTTCCTAATGCGAAACAATCTCAATTACGTTTTGGAACTCCGGCATTGGCATTTAATGATAAAGACTTCTATCCAGCTACTGTTATGAATTATATTTTAGGTGGCGGTGGTTTTGCTTCTCAGTTAACACAACAACTTAGAGAAGGTAAAGGTTATACTTACGGAGTGCGTTCTCGTTTTTCTGGAAACAAAGAAAAGGGAGCATTTACTATTTCTAGTGGAGTAAGAAGTAACGTAACTTTAGAAGCATCTCAATTAGTAAAACAAATTTTAGAAAACTACGCTAAAAACTATAACGAGAAAGATTTAGCAACGACTAAAGGATTCTTAATCAAATCAAATGCTCGTGCTTTTGAAACGATGAATGCTAAATTAAGAATGTTAGAAAACATTAGTACTTATAATTTATCTCCTGACTATGTAAAGGGTAGAGAAAAAATTGTTTCTGAAATGACTATTCCTCGCATTCAAGAATTAGCAAATCAATATGTTGATCCTAACAAAATGATTTGGTTAGTTGTTGGAGATGCAGAAACACAATTAAAAAGAATGAAAGACTTAGGATTTGGAGAGCCAGTCCTACTTAATAAACTTCAAGAAAAAGTGAAGCAATAA
- the fabD gene encoding ACP S-malonyltransferase produces the protein MKAYIFPGQGAQFTGMGLDLYEKSPLAQQLFEQANSILGFSITDAMFEGTAEELKQTKVTQPAIFLHSVIMAKVLGEDFKPDMVAGHSLGEFSALVASNALSFEDGLKLVATRAMAMQKACEQQASTMAAVLGLENEVVEEVCNSIEGTVVAANYNCPGQIVISGEVEAINKACDILKEKGAKRALVLPVGGAFHSPLMEPAREELAKAIEETTFNTPICPVYQNVVAKAVTDPAEIKENLVAQLTGAVKWTQSVQQMIADGGAEFVEVGPGKVLQGLMRKIDRSVAAIGASFE, from the coding sequence ATGAAAGCATATATTTTTCCTGGTCAAGGTGCTCAGTTTACAGGTATGGGTTTAGACTTATACGAGAAATCACCGTTGGCTCAACAGTTATTTGAACAAGCAAATTCAATTTTAGGATTTAGTATTACAGATGCAATGTTTGAAGGAACGGCGGAGGAGTTAAAGCAAACTAAAGTAACTCAGCCAGCTATTTTCTTACACTCAGTAATTATGGCTAAAGTACTTGGTGAAGATTTTAAACCAGATATGGTTGCAGGACATTCTTTAGGAGAGTTTTCTGCTTTAGTTGCAAGTAATGCATTATCATTCGAAGACGGTTTAAAATTAGTTGCTACAAGAGCGATGGCAATGCAAAAGGCATGTGAGCAACAAGCCTCTACAATGGCAGCTGTTTTAGGTTTAGAAAATGAAGTAGTTGAAGAAGTTTGTAATTCAATTGAAGGAACAGTGGTTGCAGCAAACTATAACTGTCCAGGACAGATTGTTATTTCTGGAGAGGTTGAAGCAATTAACAAAGCTTGTGATATTCTGAAAGAAAAAGGAGCGAAAAGAGCTTTAGTATTACCAGTTGGAGGAGCATTTCATTCACCTTTAATGGAGCCTGCCCGTGAAGAGTTAGCAAAAGCAATTGAGGAAACTACTTTTAACACTCCAATTTGCCCAGTATATCAAAATGTAGTTGCTAAGGCAGTTACAGATCCTGCTGAAATAAAAGAAAATTTAGTGGCACAATTAACAGGCGCTGTTAAGTGGACTCAATCGGTTCAGCAAATGATCGCAGATGGTGGAGCAGAGTTTGTAGAAGTTGGACCAGGTAAAGTTTTACAAGGTTTAATGAGAAAAATTGATAGAAGCGTTGCTGCTATTGGAGCAAGCTTTGAATAA
- a CDS encoding queuosine precursor transporter, protein MTEKNKLLAHNIYLILAALFIASLVASNLIFQKFFYWYPFDIEIYGVKLFEVSVGLLPYPITFLITDILSEIYGKKKANQVVITGIFASLFSLGIIYLGKYSPATTWSPVNDDTFNLVFGAAPLAVLASMLAYLFAQFVDIRVYHFWKNFTNGKHLWLRNNFSTFSSQIIDTLTVLVLLCSFGIIAWEQFLGLLISGVIFKIMIALIDTPLLYIVVYWFRKRFNLKEGEEFTNLL, encoded by the coding sequence ATGACCGAGAAAAACAAACTACTTGCGCATAATATTTATCTCATTCTTGCCGCATTATTTATTGCCTCACTAGTTGCTTCCAACCTTATTTTTCAGAAATTTTTTTATTGGTATCCTTTTGATATTGAAATCTATGGCGTAAAATTATTTGAGGTTTCTGTTGGTTTATTACCTTATCCAATTACCTTTTTAATTACGGATATATTGTCAGAAATATACGGTAAGAAAAAAGCGAATCAAGTTGTAATTACAGGAATTTTTGCCTCATTGTTCTCATTAGGAATAATTTACTTAGGAAAATATTCACCTGCAACAACGTGGTCTCCAGTAAATGACGATACCTTTAATTTAGTTTTTGGAGCAGCACCATTAGCTGTTCTTGCATCTATGTTAGCTTATCTATTCGCTCAATTTGTTGATATTAGAGTATACCACTTCTGGAAAAACTTTACAAACGGTAAGCATTTATGGTTACGTAATAATTTTTCAACCTTCTCTTCACAAATTATTGATACACTAACGGTATTAGTGCTGTTATGTTCATTTGGAATAATTGCTTGGGAACAATTTTTAGGGTTATTGATAAGTGGAGTTATTTTTAAAATAATGATTGCTTTAATTGATACGCCACTATTATACATCGTAGTATATTGGTTCAGAAAAAGATTTAATTTAAAAGAAGGAGAAGAGTTTACGAATCTTCTATAA
- a CDS encoding mechanosensitive ion channel family protein: MNSRKIFYNLYTNTFDIDAGIAMYLNVITNLLIVAIFGYMIYRLVKLFGSKMIRKIASKTKTEFDDILIKNKFFLNLSRVLIFIVVYSFLDYIFIDFNRLLNYAQKITNVCIVISFILLVKSVLSSIKDYLRTLTIFRDKPLESYVQIFMVFLWLIGLIISISILSDRPLARFFTTLGAFSAVLLLIFKDAILGFVASIQISVYDTVRLQDWITMEKYGADGTVVEINLTSVIVQNFDNTITSIPTYSLISDSFKNWRAMSNSGGRRIKRAVSIKMSSIKFLSDEEIEKFKKIEIISPYITAISTEIRDFNTVNEINKEVLINGRNLTNFGLFRKYLDVYLEQHPQINKNLTFMTRQLTPTSKGIPLEIYAFSTMKEWVFYERIIADIFDHVCAAVSFFDLEIFESPTGKDISKLNR, from the coding sequence ATGAATTCAAGAAAGATATTCTATAATCTATATACAAATACTTTTGATATTGATGCTGGTATAGCAATGTATCTTAATGTAATTACCAATCTTTTGATTGTTGCCATTTTTGGTTATATGATTTATCGATTAGTAAAACTTTTCGGTAGTAAAATGATTCGAAAAATTGCTTCAAAAACTAAAACCGAATTTGACGATATACTAATAAAGAATAAATTCTTTTTAAATTTATCTAGAGTCTTAATATTCATTGTTGTTTACTCTTTTCTAGATTACATTTTTATTGATTTTAATCGGTTATTAAATTATGCACAAAAGATAACCAACGTCTGTATTGTCATTAGTTTCATTCTATTGGTTAAAAGTGTATTGTCTAGTATTAAAGATTATTTAAGAACACTTACAATTTTCAGAGATAAACCTTTAGAAAGTTACGTTCAAATCTTTATGGTTTTTCTTTGGCTAATTGGTTTGATTATTAGTATTTCCATACTTTCTGACAGACCGTTAGCTCGTTTTTTTACAACATTAGGAGCATTTTCCGCAGTTCTACTTTTAATTTTTAAAGATGCAATTCTTGGTTTTGTTGCCAGTATTCAAATCTCAGTTTACGATACAGTTCGACTCCAAGATTGGATAACAATGGAAAAATATGGAGCTGATGGAACTGTAGTTGAAATAAACTTAACCTCTGTAATTGTTCAGAATTTTGACAATACGATTACCAGTATTCCAACATACTCATTAATATCCGATTCTTTTAAAAACTGGCGTGCTATGAGTAATTCAGGTGGAAGAAGAATTAAGCGTGCAGTTTCTATTAAAATGAGCAGTATAAAATTTCTTTCTGATGAAGAAATTGAAAAGTTCAAAAAAATTGAAATAATTAGCCCATACATAACTGCTATAAGCACTGAAATAAGAGATTTTAATACAGTTAATGAGATTAATAAAGAAGTTTTAATAAACGGCAGAAACCTGACTAATTTTGGGTTGTTTCGTAAATATCTGGATGTATACCTAGAACAGCATCCTCAAATCAACAAAAACCTTACGTTTATGACTCGACAATTAACTCCAACTTCTAAGGGAATTCCTTTAGAGATTTATGCCTTTAGCACAATGAAAGAATGGGTGTTTTATGAACGTATTATTGCAGACATTTTTGATCATGTTTGTGCCGCTGTTTCTTTCTTTGATTTAGAAATTTTTGAATCTCCTACGGGAAAAGATATATCTAAACTTAATCGTTAG
- a CDS encoding ABC transporter permease, with translation MKSTNSLWYLTLQKFKKNKTGLISLVYIILCGFVALFCYVLAPDNSSSANQMNIEIHSKSPGFSSEFIQVPNQNTSNESSWISTLLYGKKINYTEIPILSYEIQKEHIEVKKYDGTFKSFDLKQFGSSPENYIKKKNFFLGTDKFGRDLWSRILVGTRISFSIGFIAVFISLLIGIPIGALAGYFGGKIDAFIMWMINITWSIPTLLLVIAITLTLGKGFWQVFIAVGLTMWVEVARIVRGQVITVKQQQYIEAAKALGYSNLRIIFKHILPNILAPVIVISAANFAAAILIESGLSFLGIGAQPPTPSWGAIIKNHYNYIILGKPFLALAPGIAIMSLVMAFMLLGNSLRDALDVKS, from the coding sequence ATGAAATCAACAAATTCGCTTTGGTATTTAACATTACAAAAATTCAAAAAGAATAAAACTGGATTAATCAGTTTAGTTTATATAATTCTTTGTGGATTTGTTGCGCTTTTCTGTTATGTATTGGCTCCAGACAATAGTAGTTCTGCAAACCAAATGAACATAGAAATTCATTCAAAATCACCAGGATTCTCTTCAGAATTCATTCAGGTTCCAAATCAAAATACTTCAAACGAATCATCATGGATTTCAACTTTATTATACGGCAAAAAAATCAATTACACTGAAATTCCAATTTTATCATACGAAATACAAAAGGAGCATATTGAAGTAAAAAAATATGATGGCACATTCAAATCGTTTGACTTAAAACAGTTTGGATCGTCTCCAGAAAATTATATAAAGAAAAAAAACTTCTTTCTAGGAACGGATAAATTTGGTAGAGACTTATGGAGTCGAATTCTTGTTGGAACTAGAATTTCATTTTCTATAGGATTTATAGCTGTTTTTATTTCCTTATTAATAGGAATTCCAATTGGTGCTTTAGCTGGTTATTTTGGTGGTAAAATAGATGCATTCATCATGTGGATGATTAACATAACATGGTCTATTCCTACTCTACTTTTAGTTATTGCAATTACACTTACTTTAGGAAAAGGATTTTGGCAAGTTTTTATCGCAGTTGGATTAACGATGTGGGTTGAAGTAGCTAGAATTGTGAGAGGACAAGTTATAACTGTAAAACAGCAACAATATATTGAAGCCGCAAAAGCTTTAGGATATTCTAACCTTAGAATTATTTTCAAACATATTTTACCGAATATTTTAGCACCAGTAATTGTAATTTCTGCGGCTAACTTTGCAGCAGCGATTCTAATAGAAAGTGGACTTAGTTTTCTTGGAATCGGAGCTCAACCTCCTACTCCATCTTGGGGAGCAATTATAAAGAATCATTACAATTATATTATTCTAGGAAAACCATTTTTAGCATTAGCTCCAGGAATTGCTATCATGAGTTTAGTCATGGCATTTATGCTTTTAGGAAATTCTTTAAGAGATGCTTTAGATGTAAAAAGTTAA
- a CDS encoding acyl-CoA thioesterase: MNFTVQFTTRWADFDANIHMRHTAYNDYAAESRLRYFNKFGITIHDFTKEKVGPILFEENTKFLKEIHLGEDISVNLKITGLSEKGERWKIQHEVFNSQGKLSAIINVYGAWLDLAKRKLTVPPLKFQEIFKDAEKTEDFKEILLKRE; the protein is encoded by the coding sequence ATGAATTTCACAGTACAATTTACAACTAGATGGGCAGATTTTGACGCCAATATACATATGCGTCATACTGCTTATAATGATTATGCAGCAGAATCACGATTACGTTATTTCAATAAATTCGGTATTACAATTCATGACTTTACAAAAGAAAAAGTAGGTCCAATATTATTTGAAGAAAACACTAAATTTTTAAAAGAAATACACTTAGGTGAAGATATTTCCGTTAACCTTAAAATAACAGGTTTGTCCGAAAAAGGTGAACGTTGGAAAATTCAGCACGAAGTATTCAACAGCCAAGGAAAACTATCAGCAATTATTAATGTTTATGGAGCTTGGTTAGATCTAGCTAAACGTAAATTAACAGTACCTCCATTAAAGTTTCAAGAAATTTTTAAGGATGCTGAGAAAACAGAAGACTTTAAAGAAATACTATTAAAACGTGAATAA
- a CDS encoding DNA/RNA non-specific endonuclease, producing MNKKRIIAALILSAVLFYKYYLEDKEDLQNKENKTSKDIEEPTSHSSFNFLPTSTTKQIVKHNYYTLSYSEEHEQAEWVAYSLDKKDIVYTNFKRPFFIEDPKVKTKSAHWRNYKKSGYDRGHLCPAGDRKFSKDAFDETFYTSNISPQKHDFNAGIWNKLEQKVRYWTKKYNHLYVITGGILTDSNYKTIGKEKVVVPKAFYKILLDYTQPEIKAIAFLLPHKESNKPLYEFVVSIDELEKITKIDFFKDLPDDLEEKLESSTDYKKWSFR from the coding sequence GTGAATAAAAAAAGAATCATTGCTGCGCTAATTTTAAGCGCAGTTTTATTTTATAAATATTACTTAGAAGACAAGGAAGATTTACAGAATAAGGAAAACAAAACCTCGAAGGATATCGAAGAACCAACCTCTCATTCTTCCTTTAATTTTTTACCTACCTCTACTACGAAACAAATTGTAAAACACAATTATTACACTTTGTCTTATAGTGAGGAACATGAACAAGCAGAATGGGTGGCGTATTCTTTAGATAAAAAAGATATTGTGTACACCAACTTTAAAAGACCCTTTTTCATTGAGGATCCTAAAGTAAAAACAAAATCTGCGCATTGGAGAAATTATAAAAAATCTGGATATGATAGAGGCCATTTATGTCCTGCCGGAGATAGAAAGTTTTCAAAAGATGCATTTGACGAAACTTTTTACACCTCAAATATTTCTCCTCAAAAACACGATTTTAACGCAGGTATCTGGAACAAGCTAGAACAAAAAGTAAGGTATTGGACAAAAAAATATAATCATCTATATGTAATTACAGGCGGTATTTTAACAGACAGTAATTATAAAACTATTGGAAAAGAGAAAGTAGTTGTACCTAAAGCATTTTATAAGATCTTGCTTGATTATACTCAACCAGAAATAAAAGCCATTGCTTTTCTTTTACCTCATAAGGAATCTAATAAACCATTATATGAATTCGTTGTTTCTATTGACGAACTAGAAAAAATTACTAAAATTGATTTCTTTAAAGACTTACCAGATGATCTTGAAGAGAAACTTGAATCTTCTACTGATTATAAAAAATGGTCGTTTAGATAA
- a CDS encoding protein-disulfide reductase DsbD family protein, with the protein MKRVITLLLLIFGFAFTGFAQDDPVEVETSVKKISDTEYDLIFNVYIDDDWHLYSQYNPKDASLPMSIKPSEGETGFTVVGKAEESETVTEYSEIWGMDEIFFVEEATLVQRITVEDPSLTQVSLNIEAQVCKEFCLPYDDDFTFSLTGGEVVETVATVDKKSEEITNSLKLDLKNRELLEASTDKDENKGNLFNIFMLGFLGGLIAFLTPCVFPLIPLTVSFFTKQSEKRSRGITNSLLYGFFIAAIYVLLSLPFHFAESLDPEILNTISTNMWLNIFFFIVLIFFAGSFFGFYTITLPSSWSSKADNASGIGGIFGIFFMAITLAIVSFSCTGPILGSLLAGSLTSDGDPMQLTAGMGGFGVALALPFAFFALFPNLLKSLPKSGFWMKAVTVLLGFVELALAFKFLSNADLVGNWDFLKREIFIGIWIFITVLAALFLFGVIRFPGGPKVKRISGLRIILGLAVLGFAVYLAPGVTKNPMWPQTILSGFAPPQFYSIYDQENNKCPLALNCFKDFDEGMAYAKEVGKPVLVDFTGWACVNCRKMEENVWSESRIYNTLKDDYVLISLYVDDNENPLPADEQFDYVKPSGKIKKIRTYGEKWATLQTVNFKNASQPYYVQLSPDMEVLNTPQQYTDKLTYYNWLKEGVKRYKE; encoded by the coding sequence ATGAAAAGAGTTATTACCTTACTTTTATTAATTTTTGGATTTGCTTTTACGGGATTTGCGCAAGATGATCCAGTAGAAGTAGAGACTTCAGTGAAGAAAATTTCAGACACTGAGTACGATTTAATTTTTAATGTATACATAGATGATGATTGGCACTTGTATTCTCAATACAATCCAAAAGATGCGTCTTTACCGATGTCTATCAAACCTTCTGAAGGTGAAACTGGATTTACAGTTGTAGGAAAAGCAGAAGAGAGTGAAACTGTTACAGAATACAGTGAGATATGGGGAATGGATGAAATATTCTTTGTAGAAGAAGCAACGTTAGTGCAACGTATTACTGTTGAAGATCCTTCATTAACTCAAGTTTCTCTTAATATTGAAGCTCAAGTTTGTAAAGAGTTTTGTTTACCTTATGATGATGATTTCACATTTTCATTAACAGGAGGAGAAGTTGTTGAAACTGTGGCTACAGTTGACAAAAAGAGTGAAGAGATTACAAACTCATTAAAATTAGATTTAAAAAATAGAGAATTACTTGAAGCAAGTACAGATAAAGATGAAAATAAAGGGAATTTATTTAACATTTTTATGTTAGGATTCTTAGGAGGTTTAATTGCATTTTTAACTCCTTGTGTATTCCCATTAATTCCATTAACGGTATCTTTCTTTACGAAGCAATCTGAGAAAAGATCTAGAGGTATTACGAACTCATTATTATATGGATTCTTTATTGCTGCGATCTACGTTTTATTAAGTTTACCTTTCCATTTTGCAGAGAGTTTAGATCCAGAAATTTTAAATACTATTTCGACGAACATGTGGTTAAACATTTTCTTCTTTATAGTTTTAATATTCTTTGCTGGTTCTTTCTTCGGATTCTATACAATTACACTTCCAAGTTCATGGAGTAGTAAAGCTGATAATGCATCAGGTATTGGAGGGATTTTTGGAATTTTCTTTATGGCGATTACATTAGCAATCGTATCGTTCTCATGTACTGGTCCAATTTTAGGATCTTTATTAGCAGGATCGTTAACTTCTGATGGTGATCCAATGCAGTTAACTGCTGGTATGGGAGGATTTGGAGTTGCTTTAGCATTACCATTCGCGTTCTTCGCATTATTCCCAAATTTATTGAAATCATTACCAAAATCAGGTTTCTGGATGAAGGCTGTGACTGTATTATTAGGATTTGTTGAATTAGCTTTAGCTTTCAAATTCTTATCAAACGCAGACTTAGTTGGTAACTGGGATTTCCTTAAAAGAGAAATCTTCATCGGAATTTGGATATTCATTACTGTTTTAGCTGCGTTATTCTTGTTTGGTGTAATCAGATTCCCTGGAGGACCAAAAGTGAAGAGAATTTCAGGATTAAGAATTATATTAGGTTTAGCAGTATTAGGATTTGCAGTTTATTTAGCTCCTGGTGTTACTAAAAACCCAATGTGGCCTCAAACAATATTAAGTGGTTTTGCACCACCTCAATTCTATAGTATTTACGATCAAGAAAACAACAAGTGTCCTTTAGCATTAAACTGTTTCAAAGATTTTGACGAAGGAATGGCTTATGCTAAAGAAGTTGGAAAACCTGTGTTAGTTGACTTCACTGGATGGGCTTGTGTTAACTGTAGAAAGATGGAGGAAAATGTATGGAGTGAAAGTAGAATCTATAATACATTAAAAGATGATTACGTATTAATTTCTCTTTATGTAGATGATAACGAAAATCCATTACCAGCTGACGAACAGTTCGATTATGTAAAGCCTAGTGGTAAAATCAAGAAAATTAGAACTTACGGTGAGAAGTGGGCTACTTTACAAACAGTAAACTTCAAGAATGCATCTCAGCCATATTACGTGCAGTTAAGTCCAGATATGGAAGTTTTAAATACTCCACAACAGTATACTGATAAGTTAACTTATTACAACTGGTTAAAAGAAGGAGTTAAGCGTTACAAAGAATAA